Proteins found in one Pseudomonadota bacterium genomic segment:
- a CDS encoding Slp family lipoprotein: protein MLALSTLLLAGCTTPVPLQIRHGPQDNPTPALAAARLADYVGQTVRWGGVLIATDNLATVTRLSVLARPLAADGEPQPGDDSQGRFIAVVPAFLDPAQYVHDRRVTVSGILRAGEIGMVGTYPYVYPVVEAQAWYLWPDAVAPYGSPYPWWYDPWYGPWWFGSGYDPWYFPDAHPHWHPRYHPHPQVPARPDMAPGTGARPPMPAPRTPQPAAHGRPAPRPEPAHAQDPANAHPGRQAHGAMPAPVPLPPAEPAQREHAPAHSGQRHAPPTASGHEPPAASAGDAAAGAGQPRAEQRHEPDRAREPAQRQPAPDAAEQNRGLRGFFRRWRNSE, encoded by the coding sequence ATGCTGGCGTTGAGCACACTGCTGCTCGCCGGCTGTACCACGCCGGTGCCGCTGCAGATCCGCCATGGACCGCAGGACAACCCGACACCGGCGCTGGCGGCCGCCCGCCTCGCCGACTACGTCGGCCAGACCGTGCGCTGGGGCGGCGTGCTGATCGCCACCGACAACCTCGCCACTGTCACCCGGCTGAGTGTGCTGGCTCGGCCGTTGGCCGCAGACGGCGAACCGCAGCCCGGTGATGACAGCCAGGGACGTTTCATCGCCGTCGTGCCCGCCTTCCTCGATCCGGCCCAGTATGTTCATGACCGCCGCGTCACTGTCAGCGGGATCCTGCGTGCCGGCGAGATCGGCATGGTCGGCACATATCCCTATGTTTATCCCGTGGTCGAGGCACAGGCCTGGTATCTGTGGCCGGATGCCGTGGCGCCCTATGGCTCGCCCTATCCCTGGTGGTACGACCCCTGGTACGGACCGTGGTGGTTCGGGTCCGGCTACGACCCCTGGTATTTCCCCGACGCTCACCCGCACTGGCATCCGCGCTACCACCCGCACCCGCAGGTCCCGGCCCGGCCGGACATGGCACCGGGCACCGGGGCGCGGCCGCCCATGCCCGCCCCGCGCACACCGCAGCCCGCAGCGCATGGCCGGCCGGCACCGCGCCCGGAGCCAGCCCACGCGCAAGACCCAGCCAACGCACACCCAGGGCGGCAGGCGCACGGCGCAATGCCGGCGCCAGTTCCCCTGCCACCGGCAGAGCCGGCTCAGCGTGAACATGCTCCAGCGCACAGTGGGCAACGGCACGCGCCGCCAACGGCCAGCGGACACGAACCGCCAGCCGCATCAGCCGGCGACGCCGCCGCGGGCGCAGGACAACCACGCGCGGAACAGCGGCACGAACCGGACCGGGCGCGCGAACCGGCGCAGCGGCAGCCGGCGCCGGACGCAGCGGAACAAAACCGGGGGCTGCGCGGCTTCTTCCGC
- a CDS encoding NUDIX domain-containing protein has translation MSVQSYGILLYRYVDGQLQVLLVHPGGPLWQDKDMGAWSIPKGIGAVDEAPLAAARREFEEETGYAVDGAFIALGALRMKSGKIVHAWALEGDLDVAGIRSNTFTLEWPRHSGRFGEYPEIDAGRWFTLVAARQWMSVSQTGFLDRLQAALEDVEA, from the coding sequence ATGAGCGTCCAGAGCTACGGCATCCTGTTGTACCGGTACGTGGATGGGCAGCTGCAGGTCTTGCTGGTGCATCCCGGCGGGCCGTTGTGGCAGGACAAGGACATGGGGGCGTGGTCGATCCCCAAGGGAATCGGGGCAGTGGACGAGGCACCGCTCGCCGCCGCGCGGCGCGAGTTCGAGGAAGAGACCGGTTACGCCGTCGACGGCGCTTTCATCGCGCTCGGTGCACTCAGGATGAAAAGCGGCAAGATCGTCCATGCCTGGGCACTGGAGGGCGACCTCGACGTCGCCGGGATACGCAGCAATACCTTCACGCTCGAGTGGCCGCGCCATTCCGGCCGCTTCGGGGAGTACCCGGAGATAGACGCCGGACGCTGGTTCACACTCGTTGCGGCCCGCCAGTGGATGTCGGTCAGCCAGACAGGCTTCCTCGACCGCTTGCAGGCAGCCCTGGAGGACGTCGAGGCATGA
- a CDS encoding Slp family lipoprotein has protein sequence MPHLQRCLALALSLLLAACASGPTFETAGVERTLTPVGVSAAPQTASGRTVLWGGVILNTTNLDDSTRIEVLAYPLDSSEWPQQERDPLGRFILVQSGYLEPASYAEGRLVTATGTITGNMTGRVGASDYTYPVISARQLYLWPRERARDRTRVIFGLGVGIGL, from the coding sequence ATGCCGCACCTGCAGCGTTGCCTCGCGCTCGCACTGTCGCTGCTGCTCGCCGCCTGTGCCAGCGGACCCACCTTCGAGACCGCGGGGGTCGAGCGTACACTGACGCCGGTCGGCGTCAGTGCCGCACCGCAAACCGCCAGCGGCCGCACGGTGCTGTGGGGCGGTGTCATCCTGAACACCACCAACCTGGATGACAGCACCCGTATCGAGGTGCTGGCCTACCCGCTCGACAGCAGCGAATGGCCGCAACAGGAACGCGATCCACTGGGACGCTTCATCCTCGTACAGTCGGGTTATCTGGAGCCGGCCAGCTATGCCGAGGGTCGACTCGTCACCGCAACCGGCACGATCACGGGCAACATGACCGGCCGTGTCGGCGCGTCGGACTATACCTACCCGGTGATCAGTGCGCGGCAGCTCTATCTCTGGCCACGCGAGCGCGCACGCGACCGTACCCGCGTCATCTTCGGCCTCGGCGTCGGCATCGGACTTTAG
- a CDS encoding Slp family lipoprotein → MLQARSLTGTMVLAATLLSACTSPIPPLIRQGPADSPWPAVVRGEIDTYRDQQVRWGGSIIATENRKDATRLTVLGRLLYRDGEPRLTDDNAGRFIVRVPEFLDPKVYAPDRRITVTGTVRGTESGKVGEHTYVYPVVEAQAWYLWPQETDRYHYYDDPWYDPWWYDRWYSPWYYRGYPYAYPYRYWR, encoded by the coding sequence ATGCTGCAAGCGAGATCACTTACCGGCACGATGGTGCTTGCGGCAACGCTGCTCAGTGCATGCACCTCGCCGATACCGCCGCTGATCCGGCAAGGGCCGGCGGACAGTCCGTGGCCAGCGGTCGTACGCGGCGAGATCGACACCTACCGCGATCAGCAGGTGCGGTGGGGCGGTTCGATCATCGCGACGGAGAACCGCAAGGATGCCACACGACTCACGGTACTGGGACGGTTGCTGTACCGGGACGGCGAACCCCGGCTGACGGATGACAACGCGGGTCGCTTCATCGTGCGCGTACCCGAATTCCTGGACCCCAAGGTCTACGCACCCGACCGGCGCATCACCGTGACGGGCACGGTCCGAGGCACCGAGTCCGGCAAAGTGGGCGAACACACCTACGTCTACCCGGTCGTCGAGGCACAGGCGTGGTACCTGTGGCCGCAGGAAACCGACCGTTATCACTACTACGATGATCCGTGGTACGACCCCTGGTGGTACGACCGCTGGTACAGCCCCTGGTACTATCGCGGCTATCCTTACGCCTATCCCTACCGTTACTGGCGCTGA
- a CDS encoding nucleotide pyrophosphohydrolase, translating into MSSRSENPFESIRRRLREFAAARDWDQFHSPKNLAMALIVEAAELVEQFQWLSQAESQSLAPARRTAVEQELADIQIYLIRLADRLEIDLEHAVDAKLEINARKYPADQVRGSAEKYDARDDGG; encoded by the coding sequence ATGTCGAGCCGGAGCGAGAATCCGTTCGAGTCCATCAGGCGCCGTCTGCGCGAGTTCGCCGCCGCGCGCGACTGGGATCAGTTCCACTCGCCCAAGAATCTCGCCATGGCGCTCATCGTCGAGGCAGCCGAGCTGGTCGAGCAGTTCCAGTGGCTGTCCCAGGCCGAGAGTCAGTCCCTGGCGCCCGCCAGGCGCACGGCCGTGGAGCAGGAGCTCGCCGATATCCAGATTTATCTCATTCGCCTGGCCGACAGGCTCGAGATCGACCTCGAACATGCCGTCGACGCCAAGCTGGAGATTAATGCGCGCAAGTATCCCGCAGACCAGGTGCGTGGCAGCGCGGAGAAATACGACGCCCGTGACGACGGCGGCTGA
- a CDS encoding alkaline phosphatase D family protein — MSNSLVFKDIRPWPNPLLERASIVGHTTADSCRIWVRVADLGDFTLLVYPSHRDAGNALFSGFKEVPYTGMAALPAWVQRYPFAVYDELQDTTCVIEVEGLEPATEYRYAVFGAHQDRGRIVIGRDYEYRFRTLPAQAGVFSFGFYSCHMPYKVSLFGRTSVVNEHMWDCLNEVLERHYAQDLRFVIAGGDQVYADGVKTLDIWKLLNARMAKSGGELSPSYDEMVSWYRDIYHGYWGFPGVRKAFAGYPTYMIWDDHEIADGWGSFLLGGGKDELDERFPERRARKLSRRDCLELRERMQAAASRVYREYQHSHNPDSPADGGDGTFDYHFVAQGAAFYVLDGRGCRDINRRSRRVLGVAQFNRFRRWLEALQPRSTPFLFVVSTVPVLHMLPVLVNADDNVLADVADLQDDLRDAWEHEKHDSERKALVRALFAAAERGIRVCILSGDVHTSAAFRMIDARTGAVIYQLTSSAITYNKPRALGWLLGHTVAEAGQSPDGYRFERLALYTDSNFSLLQVDPVQDMVTFRLYGEQKVSDPDEREQDRAVTHSLASIECRFSPRA; from the coding sequence ATGAGCAATTCTCTCGTTTTCAAGGATATCCGTCCCTGGCCCAACCCGCTCCTCGAGCGGGCCAGTATCGTCGGGCATACGACGGCGGATTCCTGCCGGATCTGGGTGCGGGTGGCGGATCTGGGGGATTTCACATTGCTGGTCTATCCGTCACACAGGGATGCGGGCAACGCACTGTTCAGCGGTTTCAAGGAAGTCCCCTATACCGGCATGGCGGCGCTGCCGGCGTGGGTGCAGCGCTATCCGTTCGCCGTGTACGATGAGCTGCAGGACACGACCTGCGTGATCGAGGTCGAGGGGCTGGAGCCGGCGACAGAATATCGCTACGCGGTATTCGGCGCACACCAGGACCGGGGGCGCATCGTCATCGGCAGGGACTACGAGTACCGCTTCCGCACGTTGCCCGCGCAGGCCGGCGTGTTCAGCTTCGGATTCTATTCATGTCACATGCCCTACAAGGTTTCCCTGTTCGGCAGGACCTCCGTGGTCAACGAACACATGTGGGACTGTCTGAACGAGGTGCTGGAGCGGCATTACGCGCAGGACCTGCGTTTCGTCATCGCCGGTGGTGACCAGGTGTACGCGGATGGTGTGAAGACGCTCGATATCTGGAAACTGCTCAATGCCCGCATGGCCAAATCGGGTGGCGAGCTGAGCCCGTCCTATGACGAGATGGTGAGCTGGTACCGCGATATCTATCACGGGTACTGGGGATTCCCCGGCGTGCGCAAGGCCTTCGCCGGCTATCCGACCTACATGATCTGGGACGATCACGAGATTGCCGACGGCTGGGGTTCGTTCCTGCTCGGCGGTGGCAAGGACGAACTGGACGAGCGTTTTCCCGAGCGCAGGGCCAGAAAGCTCAGCCGCCGCGACTGCCTGGAATTGCGCGAACGCATGCAGGCGGCGGCGTCCCGGGTATACCGGGAATACCAGCATTCCCATAATCCGGACAGTCCCGCCGACGGGGGCGACGGGACGTTCGATTATCATTTTGTCGCACAGGGCGCGGCCTTCTATGTGCTCGACGGGCGCGGCTGTCGCGATATCAACCGCCGTTCCCGCCGGGTGCTCGGGGTCGCGCAGTTCAACCGGTTCCGGCGCTGGCTGGAGGCATTGCAGCCGCGCAGTACGCCCTTCCTGTTCGTCGTGTCAACGGTGCCGGTACTGCACATGCTGCCGGTGCTGGTGAACGCGGACGACAATGTGCTGGCCGACGTCGCGGATCTGCAGGACGATCTGCGCGACGCCTGGGAACACGAGAAACACGACTCCGAGCGCAAGGCGCTCGTCCGGGCGCTGTTCGCGGCTGCGGAGCGGGGTATCAGGGTCTGCATACTGAGCGGTGACGTGCATACTTCCGCCGCCTTCCGCATGATCGACGCGCGCACCGGCGCGGTCATCTATCAGTTGACGTCGAGTGCCATCACCTACAACAAGCCACGGGCGCTGGGGTGGCTGCTCGGCCACACCGTGGCGGAAGCGGGGCAGTCGCCGGACGGGTACCGGTTCGAACGCCTGGCGCTGTACACGGACAGCAATTTTTCCCTACTCCAGGTCGACCCGGTGCAGGATATGGTCACGTTCCGCCTCTACGGCGAACAGAAGGTGTCCGATCCGGACGAGCGGGAGCAGGACCGGGCCGTTACCCATTCGCTCGCCAGTATCGAGTGCCGCTTCAGCCCCCGGGCCTGA